Proteins encoded by one window of Scatophagus argus isolate fScaArg1 chromosome 8, fScaArg1.pri, whole genome shotgun sequence:
- the lamtor5 gene encoding ragulator complex protein LAMTOR5: MESTLEQHLDDTMKNPAVVGVLCTDQQGHNLGCRGSLSDEHGGVVSVLSKQAAALTRDPTDTPTVCLESESGNILVRSHGTITVAVHKIAS, encoded by the exons ATGGAGTCCACCCTCGAGCAACATCTCGATGATAC CATGAAAAATCCAGCAGTTGTCGGTGTGCTTTGCACGGATCAACAAGGACACAACTTGGGCT GCCGTGGCTCACTGTCTGATGAACACGGAGGCGTTGTGTCAGTTTTGTCCAAACAAGCTGCAGCTCTCACGAGAGACCCAACAGACACTCCGACTGTGTGCCTGGAGTCCGAGTCAGG aAACATTCTGGTGAGGAGTCACGGGACCATCACAGTAGCAGTTCACAAGATAGCATCCTGA